Proteins from one Deltaproteobacteria bacterium genomic window:
- a CDS encoding dihydroorotate dehydrogenase, producing MTASGTFGYGVEFAPYMDLGRLGGIVVKGLSLYPRQGNPGPRIAETPCGMLNAIGLQNVGVDEFIEKKLPLIRTAGTHIIANIFGETVEDYMEVARRLDGAEGVSAVEVNISCPNVKKGGIVFGTDPQEAFKVVSAVRKSTRLPVITKLSPNVTDIKLMVKAAEDGGSDAVSLINTITGMVIDVDRRRPVLATATGGLSGPAIRPIAVRMVWQAAQAASVPVIGMGGIMTARDALEFIIAGATAVQVGTASFIEPDAAVKVAEGIEEYLSRNAITIQDLIGSLRIA from the coding sequence ATGACCGCTTCAGGTACGTTCGGGTACGGGGTCGAGTTCGCCCCCTACATGGACCTCGGCAGGCTCGGAGGCATCGTCGTAAAAGGGCTTTCCCTCTACCCGAGGCAGGGGAACCCCGGGCCGAGGATAGCCGAAACACCCTGCGGGATGCTCAACGCCATAGGCCTGCAGAACGTGGGAGTGGATGAATTCATCGAGAAGAAGCTCCCGCTAATCCGTACCGCCGGCACTCATATAATCGCGAACATCTTCGGCGAAACGGTCGAGGACTATATGGAAGTCGCAAGGAGGCTCGACGGGGCGGAAGGGGTCTCGGCGGTAGAGGTGAACATATCCTGCCCCAACGTGAAGAAAGGCGGCATAGTCTTCGGAACCGACCCCCAGGAGGCGTTCAAGGTAGTTTCCGCTGTGCGCAAATCCACGAGGCTCCCCGTTATAACGAAGCTCTCGCCTAACGTCACCGACATAAAGTTGATGGTGAAGGCCGCGGAGGACGGCGGCTCGGACGCGGTCTCGCTCATCAACACCATCACAGGCATGGTAATAGACGTCGACAGGAGAAGGCCGGTCCTTGCGACCGCGACCGGCGGGCTTTCCGGCCCGGCCATAAGGCCCATAGCCGTCCGCATGGTCTGGCAGGCGGCCCAGGCCGCGAGCGTCCCGGTAATCGGCATGGGCGGGATAATGACGGCAAGGGACGCGCTCGAATTCATAATAGCCGGTGCGACTGCCGTCCAGGTCGGCACTGCGAGCTTCATCGAGCCGGACGCCGCCGTAAAGGTGGCCGAAGGCATAGAAGAGTACCTCTCCAGGAACGCGATTACCATTCAGGACCTCATAGGCTCATTAAGGATCGCCTGA
- a CDS encoding dihydroorotate dehydrogenase electron transfer subunit, translating into MEIKAEIMYNDRMARGYFKLGLACAIPEVKPGQFVMLRVSDGLDPLLRRPFGIYRMLGRTIGRTIGTGSSPSKRKGIEILYRVVGKGTAILSERRPGETLGVLGPLGNGFPDPAEGSNMVLVAGGMGIAPLYLLAKRLGGGTLLFGARSKAETALLKDFRGLGLKIKTATEDGSAGVKGLVTGLLEDELTPESIVYACGPVGMLKAAAAISGKAGARCLVSLERSMACGIGVCLGCAVRAKAHKEEKENRFYKMVCSDGPVFPSEEIDWDLL; encoded by the coding sequence TTGGAAATAAAAGCAGAGATAATGTATAACGACAGGATGGCCAGGGGATACTTCAAGCTCGGGCTTGCGTGCGCAATCCCAGAGGTGAAGCCTGGCCAGTTCGTTATGCTCCGGGTCTCCGACGGACTCGACCCGCTCCTCCGGAGGCCTTTCGGCATCTATCGGATGCTCGGGCGGACGATAGGGCGGACAATCGGGACAGGGAGCTCGCCCTCGAAGAGGAAGGGGATAGAGATACTCTACAGGGTTGTCGGAAAGGGCACGGCGATACTTTCCGAAAGAAGGCCCGGCGAGACGCTCGGGGTGCTGGGCCCGCTCGGGAACGGCTTCCCGGACCCGGCTGAGGGCAGTAACATGGTGCTCGTCGCGGGCGGCATGGGGATAGCCCCCCTTTACCTCCTGGCAAAGAGACTCGGAGGGGGGACGCTCCTTTTCGGGGCTCGCTCAAAAGCGGAGACGGCTCTCCTTAAGGATTTCAGGGGACTCGGCCTCAAGATAAAGACCGCGACCGAGGACGGGAGCGCGGGTGTAAAGGGGCTTGTGACCGGCCTCCTTGAAGACGAGCTAACGCCGGAATCTATCGTTTACGCATGCGGCCCCGTGGGCATGCTAAAGGCCGCGGCGGCCATTTCGGGGAAGGCCGGGGCGCGCTGCCTTGTATCCCTTGAGCGCTCGATGGCCTGCGGCATAGGGGTGTGCCTTGGGTGCGCAGTTCGGGCAAAGGCGCACAAAGAAGAGAAGGAGAACCGGTTTTACAAGATGGTCTGCTCGGACGGGCCGGTCTTCCCGAGCGAGGAGATAGATTGGGACCTGTTGTGA
- the rimI gene encoding ribosomal protein S18-alanine N-acetyltransferase, translated as MRSKDNILSGHSIQPMSSGDLDDILRIEKASFSKPWTRAMFEGELKNPVSFAYTLRVRPERKEELAAYIVFWIVHGEAHILNIAVAPALRGRGVASKLLALMLQLMKRNMVYEVFLEVRVSNEAARSLYKKFGFREAFVRKNYYGDEDAIVMVLDL; from the coding sequence TTGCGTTCCAAGGACAATATCCTATCCGGCCATTCGATCCAGCCGATGTCCTCCGGGGACCTCGACGACATCCTCAGGATAGAGAAGGCCTCTTTCTCCAAGCCCTGGACCAGGGCAATGTTCGAAGGAGAACTGAAGAACCCGGTCTCGTTCGCGTACACCCTGCGGGTGCGCCCTGAACGGAAAGAGGAGCTCGCCGCCTATATCGTTTTCTGGATAGTCCACGGAGAGGCCCACATACTGAATATCGCGGTCGCGCCGGCCCTGAGGGGCAGGGGGGTCGCCTCCAAGCTCCTCGCTCTCATGCTCCAGCTCATGAAGAGGAACATGGTCTACGAGGTCTTCCTCGAGGTCAGGGTGTCGAACGAGGCGGCCAGGAGCCTTTATAAGAAGTTCGGGTTCAGGGAAGCATTCGTCAGGAAAAATTACTACGGGGACGAGGACGCGATAGTCATGGTCCTCGACCTGTGA
- a CDS encoding methyltransferase domain-containing protein, which translates to MELESIKKIYAGYSNVYDVLFKGIFYPRIKHAINYMDIEPGDRVLDVGVGTGLSLSEFPGCCKVVGIDLSTAMLRKAKDKIRKHGLGHINVMSMDAMSIGFKDDSFDKVFISHVVSVVPDPYKLMSEVRRVCKKGGQVVIVNHFKSSNKVVEVVEKLINPVCKKIGWRSDLCLNEFINRSGLNVRQKYMLKKLDFWHILFATNEK; encoded by the coding sequence TTGGAGCTGGAAAGCATAAAGAAGATCTACGCCGGTTACTCGAACGTCTATGATGTCCTTTTCAAGGGGATATTCTACCCGAGGATAAAGCACGCCATCAACTATATGGACATCGAGCCCGGAGACAGGGTGCTCGACGTAGGGGTCGGAACAGGGCTCTCCCTTTCGGAGTTCCCGGGCTGCTGCAAGGTGGTGGGGATAGACCTCTCCACGGCCATGCTCAGGAAGGCCAAGGACAAGATACGCAAGCACGGGCTCGGCCACATAAACGTCATGAGCATGGACGCCATGAGCATAGGTTTCAAGGACGACAGCTTCGACAAGGTATTCATCTCGCACGTGGTGAGCGTCGTGCCCGACCCCTACAAGCTCATGTCCGAGGTCAGGCGGGTCTGCAAGAAGGGCGGGCAGGTTGTAATAGTGAACCACTTCAAGTCGAGCAACAAGGTGGTGGAGGTCGTCGAGAAGCTCATAAACCCGGTCTGCAAGAAGATAGGGTGGAGGTCGGACCTCTGTCTTAACGAGTTCATAAACCGCTCGGGACTGAACGTCAGGCAGAAATACATGCTCAAGAAACTGGACTTCTGGCACATTCTCTTCGCGACGAACGAGAAATAG
- a CDS encoding GNAT family N-acetyltransferase, with protein sequence MTVSGGGITVRKTLPGDRPALVAIIENSENLSREEMDCAAELLDIYFKNPLETDYFFLTAVDPSSSPAGYACYGKRPLTDAVYDLYWIVVNSRMRRGGIGSRLIEELEKMLRKEGARMLVAETSGLKAYEAARRFYLRNGFREEARIREFYKPGDDIVFYTKRLQKTNGDA encoded by the coding sequence ATGACCGTGAGCGGAGGCGGGATAACGGTCAGAAAGACGCTTCCCGGGGACAGGCCCGCCCTCGTTGCCATCATAGAAAACTCCGAGAACCTGAGCAGGGAGGAGATGGATTGCGCGGCGGAACTCCTTGATATATACTTTAAAAACCCGCTTGAGACCGATTACTTCTTTCTTACGGCGGTAGACCCCTCCTCCTCTCCCGCGGGTTACGCCTGCTACGGGAAAAGGCCGCTAACGGATGCCGTATATGACCTCTACTGGATCGTGGTGAATAGCCGCATGCGGCGCGGGGGCATAGGGTCGAGGCTCATCGAGGAGCTTGAAAAAATGCTCAGGAAAGAGGGGGCCCGGATGCTGGTTGCCGAGACGTCGGGCCTCAAGGCCTATGAGGCCGCGAGAAGGTTTTATCTAAGGAACGGCTTCCGCGAAGAGGCCCGGATAAGGGAGTTCTACAAGCCCGGAGACGACATCGTCTTCTATACGAAGCGCCTACAAAAAACAAACGGGGACGCCTGA
- a CDS encoding ATP-grasp domain-containing protein, whose amino-acid sequence MSPASVKIIFNDDGSDTYTLGEKTVDLDNILTTVSDVEGALRSKGYETVRVPLRRREDLERFTKEIRDPEAVIFNLCEGAFNRSSLEMHVAALLELHGARFTGSGPLTLGLALDKGLTKDILSRKGVPTPGYAVMTEASGKTVDLEYPLIVKPLREDASIGIDSGAVVENPSELKERVGHILSTYAQPAMVEEYVDGREFNIAVMGNGNSRRALPPSEILFVDFPEGKPKICCYEAKWVEDSPFYRKTVPCCPAEIPEKLKDQLQAVALKAYGMMGCRDYARVDMRVGKDGKAKVLEVNPNPDISSDAGFARAAKAAGLDYPDLICAIVDAAVSRYVQQAGAIQVKT is encoded by the coding sequence ATGAGCCCCGCGAGCGTAAAGATAATCTTCAATGATGACGGGAGCGATACTTACACCCTTGGCGAGAAAACAGTAGACCTGGATAACATACTTACGACCGTAAGCGACGTCGAGGGCGCGCTCCGCTCGAAAGGGTACGAGACCGTAAGGGTGCCCTTGAGGAGGCGCGAAGACCTCGAACGGTTTACGAAGGAGATAAGGGATCCGGAGGCGGTCATCTTCAACCTCTGCGAGGGCGCATTCAACAGGAGCTCGCTCGAGATGCACGTGGCCGCCCTCCTTGAGCTCCACGGCGCGAGGTTCACGGGGAGCGGGCCGCTGACGCTAGGGCTCGCGCTGGACAAGGGACTTACAAAAGACATACTCTCGAGGAAGGGTGTGCCGACCCCCGGATATGCTGTCATGACCGAGGCGTCCGGGAAAACGGTGGATCTCGAGTACCCGCTTATCGTCAAGCCTCTACGCGAGGACGCGAGCATCGGAATAGATTCCGGGGCCGTCGTCGAGAACCCCTCGGAATTGAAGGAAAGGGTAGGGCATATACTCTCAACTTACGCCCAGCCCGCGATGGTCGAGGAGTACGTGGACGGCAGGGAGTTCAATATCGCGGTAATGGGGAACGGAAACAGCAGGCGTGCCCTGCCCCCTTCCGAGATACTCTTCGTAGACTTTCCTGAGGGCAAGCCCAAGATATGCTGTTACGAGGCGAAATGGGTCGAAGATAGCCCTTTTTACCGTAAAACCGTGCCCTGCTGCCCGGCGGAAATACCCGAGAAGCTTAAAGACCAGCTCCAGGCCGTGGCGCTCAAGGCCTACGGCATGATGGGGTGCAGGGACTACGCCAGGGTGGATATGAGGGTCGGGAAGGACGGAAAGGCCAAGGTCCTGGAGGTCAACCCGAACCCGGACATATCCTCTGACGCCGGGTTCGCGAGGGCCGCAAAGGCCGCGGGCCTCGATTATCCGGACCTCATATGCGCGATAGTGGATGCGGCCGTATCGAGGTACGTTCAGCAGGCCGGGGCGATCCAGGTAAAGACATGA
- a CDS encoding D-alanine--D-alanine ligase: protein MKVALTYNLKKELGEAQCLPKDFYAECDEPETVFAVRDALAGRHGDVLMVEADEDAFGKLRRERPDIVFNMAEGLWGESRESQIPAILEMLRIPYTGSNPLTLGLCLNKARAKEVLAYYGIPTARFVVARKNDLEIHKLLSFPMIVKPLFEGSSKGIKNDSIVAGPGELERKVASVLEEYSQPALVEEYLPGREFTVALMGNGSGLRVLPIVEINYSALPAGVNHIYSYEAKWVLDTPDSPLEIFNCPADIPERLKTAIEAVSKDAFTALDVKDWCRIDVRLDSSGLPHVIELNPLPGILMDPKCNSCFPKAARAAGMDFSALVNGVLDAARERYGV from the coding sequence ATGAAAGTCGCACTTACCTATAATCTCAAGAAAGAGCTCGGGGAAGCGCAATGCCTCCCCAAGGACTTCTACGCCGAATGTGACGAGCCCGAGACGGTCTTCGCCGTCCGGGACGCTTTGGCCGGACGCCATGGGGATGTCCTCATGGTCGAGGCGGACGAGGACGCATTCGGGAAGCTCAGGCGCGAGAGGCCGGACATCGTCTTCAATATGGCCGAGGGGCTATGGGGAGAGAGCAGGGAGTCCCAGATACCCGCCATCCTCGAGATGCTCCGGATCCCGTATACCGGCTCAAACCCGCTTACGCTCGGCCTCTGCCTCAACAAGGCGCGCGCAAAGGAGGTCCTGGCCTACTACGGCATACCTACGGCCAGGTTCGTGGTAGCGCGGAAGAACGATCTCGAGATACACAAGCTCCTCTCATTTCCCATGATAGTGAAGCCCCTTTTCGAGGGGTCGAGCAAGGGCATAAAGAACGATTCGATAGTCGCGGGACCCGGGGAGCTCGAAAGGAAGGTAGCTTCCGTGCTCGAGGAATACTCCCAGCCGGCCCTGGTTGAGGAATATCTTCCCGGGCGCGAGTTCACTGTGGCCCTCATGGGGAACGGGAGCGGCTTAAGGGTCCTCCCCATAGTCGAGATAAACTACTCGGCCCTGCCCGCCGGTGTAAACCACATCTATTCCTACGAGGCCAAATGGGTGCTTGATACGCCCGATTCACCGCTCGAAATATTCAACTGCCCGGCAGACATACCCGAAAGGCTCAAGACCGCTATTGAGGCCGTCTCAAAGGACGCGTTCACGGCCCTTGACGTGAAGGACTGGTGCAGGATTGACGTGAGGCTCGATTCCTCCGGCCTTCCGCACGTGATAGAGCTCAACCCGCTGCCCGGAATATTAATGGACCCCAAGTGCAATTCCTGCTTTCCCAAGGCCGCCAGGGCCGCGGGCATGGACTTCAGCGCCCTGGTGAACGGGGTCCTCGACGCGGCGCGCGAGAGGTACGGGGTATGA
- a CDS encoding arginine decarboxylase, pyruvoyl-dependent, with amino-acid sequence MFVPKRVFFTKGVGIHKEELTSFELALRDAGIEKFNLVQVSSIFPPAAKIVPKTVGLKKLSPGQIVFCVMSRLSSNEPRRLLAASVGCAIPMDRKLYGYLSEHHAYGETDTAAGDYAEDLAAAMLASTLGIELDENLGWDEKKEIYRISDKIVKTSNITQSAIVKSDGKFTTVVAAAVLIP; translated from the coding sequence ATGTTCGTTCCGAAAAGGGTGTTTTTTACAAAAGGCGTAGGGATACACAAGGAAGAGCTCACGTCCTTCGAGCTTGCGTTGAGGGACGCGGGGATAGAGAAGTTCAACCTGGTGCAGGTCTCGAGTATTTTTCCGCCTGCCGCCAAGATAGTTCCCAAGACCGTCGGGCTTAAGAAGCTCTCCCCCGGCCAGATAGTCTTCTGCGTCATGAGCAGGCTTTCGAGCAACGAGCCCCGGAGGCTTCTCGCGGCCTCCGTCGGCTGCGCGATCCCGATGGACCGGAAGCTCTACGGCTATTTGAGCGAGCACCACGCCTACGGAGAGACGGACACCGCCGCAGGCGACTACGCCGAGGACCTTGCGGCCGCGATGCTCGCGTCCACTCTCGGCATAGAGCTGGACGAGAACCTCGGCTGGGACGAGAAGAAAGAGATATACAGGATAAGCGACAAGATCGTAAAGACGTCCAACATAACACAATCGGCGATCGTAAAGAGCGACGGGAAGTTCACCACCGTCGTGGCCGCGGCCGTCCTCATTCCTTAA
- the speB gene encoding agmatinase translates to MFNFGGVSSEVFEGKKPRYSVLPVPYDLTASYISGMRGGPRAIIDASTHMELYDEELGCEPYEAGIETLPQLESTALGPEEMIRRVRESVASILDEGKVPVMLGGEHSITLGLVQALLERYPGMSVLQLDAHADMREAYQDTPFNHACVAKRISELCPIVQVGIRSLSAEEAAFLEGERKAGRKARTRIKTFTALDVLKGVSPQKIASSLTNEVCITIDLDVFDPSIMPATGTPEPGGLGWYNVLDVVREAVSRKKVVGFDVVELCPLPGNIAPDFLAAKLVYKIMGYMNRGRKRQRLP, encoded by the coding sequence TCGGTGCTGCCGGTCCCATATGACCTTACGGCCTCGTACATAAGCGGGATGAGGGGCGGCCCCAGGGCCATAATCGACGCCTCCACCCACATGGAACTATACGACGAGGAGCTCGGGTGCGAGCCGTACGAGGCCGGGATAGAGACCCTGCCCCAGCTTGAGTCTACGGCGCTAGGACCCGAGGAGATGATACGAAGGGTCAGGGAGTCGGTCGCGTCCATCCTGGACGAAGGCAAGGTGCCTGTAATGCTCGGCGGGGAGCATTCCATAACGCTCGGGCTCGTGCAGGCCCTCCTGGAAAGATACCCCGGGATGTCGGTCCTGCAGCTCGACGCTCACGCCGATATGCGGGAAGCCTACCAGGACACCCCCTTCAACCACGCCTGCGTTGCCAAGAGGATATCCGAGCTCTGCCCCATCGTCCAGGTGGGGATAAGGAGCCTTTCGGCGGAGGAGGCCGCTTTCCTCGAAGGTGAAAGGAAGGCGGGCAGAAAGGCCCGGACCCGTATAAAGACATTCACCGCACTTGACGTGCTGAAGGGCGTAAGCCCGCAGAAGATAGCCTCAAGCCTGACCAATGAGGTCTGCATCACCATCGACCTGGACGTTTTCGACCCTTCGATCATGCCGGCCACAGGCACACCCGAGCCCGGTGGGCTCGGGTGGTATAACGTCCTGGACGTAGTCAGGGAGGCAGTCTCAAGGAAGAAGGTGGTAGGGTTCGATGTCGTCGAGCTCTGCCCGCTTCCGGGCAACATAGCGCCGGACTTCCTGGCCGCAAAACTCGTATACAAGATAATGGGTTACATGAACCGCGGCAGGAAGAGGCAGCGCCTGCCCTAA